In Sparus aurata chromosome 5, fSpaAur1.1, whole genome shotgun sequence, the genomic window gaatgttttgcagTGAAATTGTcagatattgcacctttaataaatgaacaaatacattattttactcATCattcttatttcatttcatttttacaatGCTGTGcacaaagatataaaaaaatgttgtctatCTTAGCAAGcaggctaactagctaatgtgAAGTTAACTCTGAATTTAACACAGCGTCTTCACACGGATGGTGAGGAATAATAATCCAAACTCAGCGCGTCAAGCGTGCACGTTAGCCAGCGAGATACACTTGTTATCATGTGCAACTCGATGAGAGGTAATTCAGAATTAATTTGACATTGTTGTAGCTTCACCCAGCAAATGTTTAGCTTCCTTTGCTAAAGATGGCCGTGACATCTTTGGCATTTTGTGGTTGAAACTCAAAACACTAAAGAAATAAACTTGAACACCAGTTgaaaatatttagaaaaaaatggcCTCTTTAAGTCTCTGTTCAGATTGAAACACTCTCAGTTAACCTGGAGATGTTTTTGTCCTCCATTACATCCCTGATTATCAGCAACAGGAAACAGCTCACAGAACAGAACCGTGTGTTGGTTCTGCTGGACAACAAACAAGTGATTCCTCCGCGGTGAACATCATACCTTGAGTACTGGAGCGAGGAAGATGGAGACTCCGGTGAGAGCAAACACCAATAAGCCTGTCATTCTTTGTTCTCTGTATAGGAAACATTGATTACGAGACGAAAGTCAATTTCACGAggcttttctctccatctcatcCTCGAAGGACTGCGTAACGTTGTGTGATATTGCCAGTGGCAGCAGGAAGATTGAACATTAAGTTACAGCtttctgagtttttattttactgcGGACCGACCTGACCCCGAGGAACTGAGGCTGCTCTCCGGGAGCGCTCGACTCGCTCTCCATCTTCAGCGAATCGATGTGGGCGATGGAGATGACGGTGGCGGCGACGTACCAGGGAAGGCCCATGAACGAGCAGGCGGCCATCAGGACGCCCACCCAGAACAGATCCAGATGGTAGCCACATCCTTTCTGCCAGGAGGAAACCACACACAGATAATATGTTATCAACACAATCAGACCTCATGAAGCTGCGATGATTGGGATGATGTTACTCCGACACCGACCTTAAGTTTGTTCTCCTTGCGGTTCACGATGACGGCGCTGATCTGCTGGTCCATGAAGATGAGGATCGTGACCAGGAGGGCGGGGACGAAGCTGGCCACGTAAACCCACCACGGGTTCTTAGCAAACGGCATCACCAGCCAGCCACGATCCGGCCGAGTCGGCTGGTGGGAGATTTAAATTCCACAACAACTGAGTATTTCACTTCCACAGAAGTACACAGACATTTTATAAAAGAATTAGAGTCAACGACTGCTGTCAGGAAGCAACAGGACGCAGCGACTTATTCATGAAGGacatctgtaaaataaaatgcaaccGCTGGTCGACTGGCAGCTCCACATCGACTACAAGAGTCCAGGAAGTGACCACTCGTTAAGATTAAGATGTGCTGGTTTAGCCTATTCCTGTGTTTGTGCTATGCTAAGTTACGCTAGCTGTCTCCTGGCTCCAGCGAGAGTGGTATCGGCCTACTTAAACTGGTTATTACATATTACAGCCTAATTAGATGACGGTCTTGCAAAATAGCCTCCCTGACGCAATCGTTATCTTCGCTGTTGCCATCTTAATTGGATGGAGACATCAGTGAGGAATTTGCTGTGTcccagttcagggtctgcatcctttgaaGGACCTGGACTttgagtccttcagagagaccttgttaacctcgtcagctgttgttaaatgtgacggtctagcctttggagcatttcctggttgcgtcaccagatgttttacccttatgtcacgatttctgccacccaggcccgcgaaagtggcgtttttccattttctctcttgctgtgtctcaattcagggtccgcatccttcagaggagcatttgaaggccaattacgtcacaacgccacgcgaaggctcctccagatgctccttcctttccctgtttttggaggatgcaccgctacgatccttcgtggcctcacatatcctaAGAGTCTTTGCGCTCccgaaaaaagaagaaagaaagagagaaaatggcgacatcgcgtgacGTAGATCGTCAATTTTGCCTGggtggcagaaatcgtgacaCAAGGGTAAAatatctggtgacacaaccaggaaatgctctaaagactagaccgtcacatttaacaacggctgacgaggtcaacaaggtctctctgaaggccgagtccttcagaggatgcagaccctgaattgagacacagcaaccgTCTGGCTCAGAACTGGAGAATCTTAAGTGTCAGCCGATCATCTTTGATATAAATGGTACACATGTTTTGCAGGCAGTGTCGCAAAAAGTGTCCAAAAATGTgacactgctcctttaatttgTAGTTGATCCGGTCTGGCAAAGCAAGATACAAACAAAatagaaatgaaaagaagtaAATGAAAACCTGCCGTACCTTAAACTCTGTGGGGACGATGAGTTTGGGCGTTTTGAGTCCCATCAGCATATCGAGCCCAACGAAGGTCATGATGGACATGAAGATGGAGAAGTCGCTGATGAGTTTCCTCAACtgagacacaaaaaacattttcaatgagaaaaaaacacattttttgttgcCAGACTGAAAGCAGGACTTAAACATCTAAGCTGTGTCTGGCTTCACTCGAGTCCAGACATCCATCATCCTCGTGTCCGGAGACAGAAAAAGGatcagcaaaataaaaacatccgTCACCTTGGTGGGGAAGTAGCGGCTGAACTTGAACTTCTTGAGGGAGACGGTCATGGAGTACGTGCcgaagaagaggatgaaggaCATGAGGGCCAGATCGGGGACGTACTTGCAGGACTTTCCCACCAGAGAGCCTCCGTACTTCAGACACTCCTTCTTGCTCAGCTGGCTCCAGTCCAGACCTGTCACATTCAACTGGGATGGTGGGTGGCAGTGTTAGGGGgcgagacagacaggagagaggaagagtgaaGTGTTTTGACGGAAGacacggaggaaaaaaaatcgtCAGCACGGATGTGAagttagaagaaaaaaatccacggaggagagtgagagagaggacgATGATGACGGGATGGACGACGATGaacaaaggagagaaagaggaaagcaAAGCAACTTCTTCGTCAGACAAGAGTCGGTATTTAAAACGTCGTTAGTTTGGGTTTCATCTTCATCTTGACTCTACAAAAACATTCAGCAATCGACAAGGCAAGACTGGAATGAAAACAAGCACTTACCCCAGAGACACTAGAGCTGTTATCTGGCATTGGAACTAAACCATTGAAGATCATTGCAGCCACTGTtcgagagagagacgggggggaGGTAACGAGAcagaaaacgaaaaaaaaaggagagtgtgaggaggaaaacagaagggaagtaaagaaaacatgatGAGAATACGATCTGCCGGACGTGGACTCTctcacagacggacagaagtAGAGGTTACTTACTTGCAAAGAGACGGCAGCCATATTGTTTGTGcatggcaaaaacaaacaagagacaAATCAGTTACAGAAATCAATGTCTGCACGGGTTATTACTACAAAGTCACTCGTCAAGACTCAAAAACTGATCAGTTAACACGCGGGAGTTTGAAAAATGAAGTGTGATGACGATTCGTACTGAACGTCacatttgaaagagtaaaaatGAAGTTAAACATGCTGCCAGCGGGAAAAACTATGTTCTGaaataggggtgtgccaaaatatcgataccacgatatatcgcgatattttgtcttgaggtacgttatcgatacactggcgccaaatatcgatatttaaaaatttaaacattttggcccaccaccacccctcttcggaggacaactttatctttattcaaacataggtagacaaccaaataacatttaaaaaatggtttaagcagctccgaaacccacacatatccatatttaatgatagttgtagtcagtgtgtgtgttaagaagagtcactgtgtaatatactctttgtttacttggctgtcattcatgtgaaattgattgacaatgttttgtaattcctgtgaaatggattcagtgcagtcaataaattctgaatttcttcattgACACAGAtgtcgtgatgtatcgtggatgaaatttcttgcaatatatcgattatcgcagaatcgctgtatcgtgatattatcgttatcgtgggcaaaatattgtgatagtatcgtatcgcgaggtacctggtgatacccagccctattctGGAATGTGCTAATATCAGCCGTGTCCACCACTATCACTCGTCTTGTCCTCAAGTAAATGCAAAAGACGCAAATgcaaagatttaaacagaataaGAGACTATATTCGAGACTGGTTggttttttacttttacagatattaaaacaaaacGGTCAGTGTTATTATCTCACGTAGCTCGCCGTTATTGTTCTGAGTTGTGTGCAAACTTTGATATCAGGACGTAACATCGCTGCGACGTGGTGATTTTTGTTGCGTAACGGTACGtcacgtctgacaaactgtcaCAGAAACATGGGGTTTTGTATTAACAACGATTTTTCAGGTCTCAAATGACAAAACTGATGTTTCTGCCTCAAATTATGGATCAATATTTTCCAACTTATGCCTCAAATTGACACGTAGGATGCCGATGATGTTAGATATTCATCCTACTTGCTACCCTAATGACATAAACATCATAGATGCTTGAGGAGTCAGTCTACTGAGCCTTTCCTCCCGGGTCCTCCCCCCCCTGTACCTCCCTGAGCCAAGGGGTGAACTCACTCGGGTCTGGGGCCAGGCACTCGCACTTGTAGGCGGTCACGTAGTCGGGCTTGAAGTCGGTGTTGATGGGGTAATACTTGAAGGAGCCCACCATCTTCTTGATGGCGTcggagatgaagatgaaggagatgagGCTGGAGAAGCCCTCCTCGGTGAAGCGCGTCATGTACTTGATGATGTAGCTGGCGTCCGTGGCCACCAGGATGAAGCACTGCAGGCAGGAGTGCATCCCGATCCACAGACGCAGCTCCATGTAATCTATCCCGTTGTTCCTgtgggacagagagaggagaggggagcgTCATGAATGCATCGGGGAAGCAGATGCATGAAATGGAGAAACAGACGAGGTTAGAAGATTTCAGAAGTTTGATCCCCGACGATTAAAATGAGAGTAAAGAGTTTCATCACACAACAGACGAATAAACGCTATTTCATTGTCTTCATTCGTCTTTTAACGGGCCTCAGATCAAATATCAGAAACCTGGTTAGACTTTTATCTGGATGAAGAAGTCGGCACTGTGAAATCAACCCTTTTTTGTTCTTCTCACACCATCAGGAGCTTTAAACTGCAGCCTGAAGGGAGCATCGACTCTTGAGAGCTGCGACATGAGAAGCATTTAAAATCAGATCTCATCAATCTCAACTAGAGTTCAGTGAAGAGGAGTTAACCACAGCAGAGCAGGAGAGtcagatgtgtttttctctaTAATCCTCTGATTGACATTAAAGATGGTGTCCACAGTGTCACATTTGCGAGATGGAGACGCTCACTTGCTGAATTCAAACAGGAGCTTTTCAAAGATGAGGATGGGTCCGGTGGAGCTGAGGATGATGAGGGGCTGCCCGCTGAAGAGGCAGAACACGGAACCGGCCAGAGCCGTGCCCAGGAAACTCTCCATCACACCCTGTcggaggagaaaacacagaaacatgttgaggaggaagaaaaactaCAGCCGCCATGACGATCAAACTTCAGACGAGgcgagaggaagagagggatgaAGATACGACAAAGACGGAGCGTGTAGAGAATCTGAAGGTCGAGTGAACGAGTGTGAGGTGAAGTCGagtttgtaaatgtttgtgtatgttgtgCAAAGTTACTGATGCACAAATAAAGTGGAGGAGACCTACAGAAGCCCGGAGGGACAAATCAGACCTTTTTTCCCTGATGATTAGTTTCTCTcgtgtgtttatgacttgaaaactgacagaaatgttgtttttatttttcaggatgATCTTTCGAGGTTGCTTaatttgtgaaaatgtgaaaaaacaaaaagaatcagtagaatttattaatttttttccagctttttttaaacactcGGTTCCATCCAGGAGAAAACTAAAATTCTCCTGagataaaataagaaataaattaaattaatttgcccgattccacacatgaaaaaaacatcgtttttttcctcccacacACGACGACAGAATAATATTCTTCGGaaattctttttcatttgttttacatATAAAATAATCTCTATTTTTCCCCCACATGTTTTCactacaggaaaaaaaagaggaacttTGAAACTGATcatcagaaagaaaacaaatccaaaaaaacgctgacatttttctcttctggggtaaaataaataaataaataaataaaataaatgtgctcGGTTCTACCCACAAAgggtttttatcattttgttccacacagtaaaaaagaaaaagaataatgtAACCGTGTAGAAATATGATCctggcaaaatgttttattccacCAGATGTCGAGTCATAAACACCGAAGAGAAAACAACTCAGATCAGAAAATATATTCTGATCTGTAGAACCACAAGGACCCACAAATACTCCGAGTGCAGTAAAACCCTGAGACTGATTCATGAAGCCAGTCTCTGTCTGACACCACcaaagttttgtagtccaaGACTGACAAGCTGAAGCAGACATTACTGGTATCAGGATAAACAAACGAAAAACAGGAAAACGGTTTCACTGGGACGACAAAACCGGCTGCGCAAAGGTAAATACATCTCGTCTAACCTGATAAATATGACACGCAAATTACACTTGATGTTCCCGGGCTGACACAAGTTGATTTTAATCTACTGCTGCGACGTGCCTGCGTTGATAATCAGGTTATGTTGACCTGCATGGCCGTGTGACGTGACTGTGACCTGCAGACATCTCAGATGTCTCGCTGCATTTTACCGCACAATAAATACGATGGTCAAAGATGTTGAATCGACGTCTTTTGCATGTTTTTGCTCAGCGGAACGAGCTGAAACGTCTCCCTGCAGATCGTCACACGAGCCTGTCGTCCTCCATTACTCATTACTGCAGACGACCTCATCAAAGGGAGCGCATGAAAGGCGACGTGTAATCAATTGATTAGGTTATTATAGAGATGAACGGCTCTGTGTGTGATCAGAAGAGAGCAGTGGAGCTGAAGGAATGAGCTGCCACGAGTTCTTGAGTGTTTGAGTTTGGGTCTCTGTTGTACCTGGTAGTTGTCGGTCGCGTCTCCCAGCAGGCCGCCGAAGGTGATGGCGTTGGTGATGCATCCCAGGTAGATGAAGAGCACGGCCGAGATGGACTGAATGTGGAAACCCTCGTAGAAATCGCTCGGTAGCCACGGCAGCTTCCGCTTTATGTCCAGGAACAAACCGCCACAGAACCTGTTAAGGACGGACAGAGCGGCGTCAGCGGACCTCATTCCTCCACGAGTGGACCGAACACTTTCACAAGGATTTAAAGATCTGGACACACGTAGGCAGCAGCGGTCAGTGTTTGTAACCTtcaaatctctatttttaaaagttttaaaaggtCCTGAGTCTCATTTTTAACTCGTCAAAAACTCAAAGCATTGGTGTTTGAAGGACGGATCATCCTCCGTCCAAGAGCGTCAGTTTCACACTTGCATCGTGTTTTAACTCTGTGAGAGTGAAATAGACTTTACTAACTTTGATTGCAGGGCAACATTTGGTTATAACTTCACTTTAGGCGTCAGTTTGTCCGGATTAACCTTTGTGTTCTCAGCTCGTCAGAGAGCATCTGCAGCTTTTTGGGGAGGTGAATTTGCCAAACTCGTTTTCCAAAGTCTCTCTCCGTATGTTTGAGTCAGATTAAGTTTAACCAAAGCTCTGGACAGTTTTTGCCGTACCGTCCAGTGAAGGCCAGCTCCTCTCCCAGCTCGtgttgctccggcatctcctcgTCCTGATCCAGGGCTCCTTTTCCTCCGGCCGTTCCGTTCATCTGCCCCAGCTCGTTTAAGGAAAACACCGACTTCCTGCAGAAGAGACGCAAACAGGGGGAAAGATTCATTTGCTTTTCAACGCTGCAAAGCTTCAGCTAAACGTCGAACCTCAGGGTTTCACTCAGGAAACTATTAAGCGTCCAAATCATTGTGAAAACTCATTTTGGTCCTTCTGGGCTGCTGTAGAAACAAGATGATTCTGATTCACAAACTTAAACATGCAGTAACACGTAGACACGGAAATAGATgagcaataaataaaatacgAGTAAAATAAATTATGTCAAGGACAGTGGAATTAAAGGAGAGCAGAAGATGTTGAATATTTTTGATCATCactaataaattaaaaataaataagaaacatCGACAGAGAATTTAAAAGTCGAATCGTAGAGGGAATAAAAGATTCTTCGAGGAGCTGTTACAGAAGATCATTTTTCAGAAGAAGCTTAAATACTCGTCACATTCTGGCAAAACGAGGTCGAGCCCCTTTTGTGTCACTGCTGATCTCAGATCAGATCTTAACAACGctgcttctgtctctctgtgatgCTGTGAAACCTGCAGATTGATAAACGAGTGACGGAGACGATTAGTCCTCTGTTGGcgtttaaaattaaaattttatGATGAGGTCATCCTCCCGACGGTTTCATTCTGAGTGTGATGAAcattattacatattttcttACTATTTCTGCCCCTAAATCTTCCTAAATCCACCACACCGGACCTCTAGCTTCACACAGTCGTTACAGCTCATTGTTCCCCGGACAAAGAGGAGCTTAATGAACCCGTCCGAGGTCGACGGCGAGACTCCAACCTTTTGTCAGCCGACGGGACTTTCTTCGGCGGCTCAATGCGGATTTTGGGGTCCCATTCTCCAGGTGGAAGCACGATCACCTCATCCAAAAACTCATCTATGCCGGCGATGAGGTCCTCCCGATCTCTGGCCTTGTAGGCCACGTCGCTGAAGAGCTGGGAGAGATAAAGGGAGAGGATTAGAGCACATTCACACAGTTTATTACGGTGAGTGCTGCTGCTCTGATAGCAAGGACTCGTCTTGGATTTCTGATGCTTTCTGAAGGTCCGTGGTGGCTTGTTAAGTGTAAAATTGAGGAGGCTTCATCGACGTGTTTGACCCCAGTTgggttacatttaaaaaacaagctAATCGTGCCCTGGAAGCACCGAGAGTCAAGTGCACGGGAGCATGatgcagaaagaaaataaatcaaagggTTGATTCTAATTGGCAGTGACTCGGGCATTGGTCCAGTTCTAGTTTTATAAACGGTCATCCTTCACCGCAGGTTCTGTAAACTGAAGGAAAAACATGACGGAGTAAAAGATCAGAGCGAGGCTTCTGCAACCGGAGCGGAGGCAGAAACATTATTCCCAGCGTGGTCGCCTGTTGTACCTTCATTGATTCTCTCCCTCCCACACAAACTGTTTGACTGGATGTGTTGGAGCCTGATGCTACGCTAGCAGCTAAACACAGCGAGTCCTTACTGTATGTTGAATGATTTCATTAAAACAACACGTCTGTGGGCAGGAACAGAAGTGAAGGGAGCACCAGAGAGCATCCAGAACCAGTCTTTCATGATATTCCTATAGATTTCCAGTGTAAAGctgtgaaatgaatgaatgtttccAGCTCATAAAGTCACCCTGCATCATAtgtatctctctctttctccaccgACTTCTCTCCTCTAGCAGGCAAAGCTAAAAAATATTAAACTTAAACGTTGGAAAGTCCTCCAAAGGAACTCATCTTGTTACGGTATCAGCCTCGCGCCTCTGCTGATCACATTTTAAGTGTTGCACGACATTAGCAAACATGCTAACACACGTACACGCTCTACAGCGGGTCATCAAAAccgcccagaacatcactggtaccaacAGAACGCCAGTGATCATCTGtatctgtatttctatttcaaCATGTTCATGAGTTTGAAGTAATTATCCCGACTTGTCAagagaaaatggaggaaataaaatgtttgactgtttaAGGTTTCCATATTTGTTAGCACAGCATGCTAACAACATGAGCAAAGGGATTGTTATTTGCTACTGGCCTGAGAtcagcctcctctctctcaaAGATCGGTTCTGTAGACCACCAGAAATCCGCGAGTAGATTTAGTAAACGTTTGAAATGAAGCGTTTCTAAAACTGCGTGCGACACTGAGCGACTCCGAGGCCTCGTAGCGAGCAGGACGGATGTGTTGTTTGAAATATTCAATCAGCTTTTGTGTAAATTCAAACGTTATGATTTGGATcggctgttctgctgctgtcagaacCTAATCGAACGCCGAGTCCCGTTGAGACGGCAGCAGAGAGACGATGACGGGTGAGTGGGCGAGGCTGTTTTGTCAGACTGTCATCTAATTAGGCTGTAATTTGTGATATACAGTTGAAGCGGGGGACAAAGACATCAGCCTTCAGCCTGAGCACCATGGCGACAGCTACCGAGATGTTTCACTGCCGTCCCTGATGTCAAGCAGCTGATGCAGCTTTGTGATCTTAcgtaaaaacagaaataacaggtttcaaattatgaaaatgtgCCCTTGAGTCCGACCTTCCTCTGGCAGGAAAAGACTCATCTCCTGGTAAATTGCCACATTATCATGGAGCTTCCTTACCAACAGGTGAATATGGTATTTTTATGCATGATTGTGGCTTCTGCCTGGAGTTGAAtatcaaaaaaacaacctaTTATTTCTTCGCTGCTCGCCACTGCTATTAAAATAACACCGTTGTCTTTACGCTCAGTGACGCTGGAGGCAATTAAAACAACTAGAAGTGACGCTGAGGATTCAGAATAACACGCCCGTTAGCAAAACCATGGGTGACTTATTATCCCGACGGCAATCCTGCTGCTCCCAGCTGATGCTTCACAATCAGCCTCACTTCCAGATGTAATTAAAACACAGCAGTGGAGGATCCCAGTGGGTCAGCGGGATAAACCGCACGCCACGCACGCTGTCGTTATCGGCGTGTAACGAAGGACACTTACGTCGTCCACCATTAGCGTCGCGATGGCTCGACCGATCTCGTTATAGGACTTGGCCTTTCCTTGAGGTCCCAAGAGAATAAACAGGAATCTGCGTGGTAGATGAGACAACATGTGAGGTCATGTGATTTCGATGGCGAGGggtattttttgtttgaaggAGCAGGAAGACCTcgctgatttttgtttttcacctgGTGGGAACGGGCACCTCGGTCAGACCTCCCAGCGTCGTGGCTTGAGCGAGGCGGACGAAGGCGACGAAGGGTTTGTTGAGGAAATCCACTTCACCCACCAAGACGTTGGACGCCTCCGCATCTCTGGGGATCTTCTTCATGAATTTATTCTTTAGCTGTAGAAAAGTGGAGGgcagggaaataaaaaaaaaaaaggggtgagGCATTTCCAACAAAATTCAAAGtttctgttcatgtttttatgGCATTTAATCACAAACTTTTTAGgtaaaacagacatttataaTTCAATTTCcgtgtttaatgtgtttgtaaaTCAAACGTACCGAAGTCAGAACTCGTTACCTCGAGCGCTCCGACGTTATAATGAGAATTTTTCACTATTAACTGACATTTTATGGGGAAAGACATATTGATCGATCGAGGAAATAATTTGTTGCAGCCTCACACACGTTCGTACCTCCATCTCCCGACAGAGATCATTAAACTTTCCCCTCCGAATCAGCAAAACaaccttgtgtgtttttgtttccacGACGTTAAGTAAGAGGGCCGGCGAGCTAACCCGACCTGTCTGATTGCGTGTAAAGGTGTGGCAGGAAACTGGACGGCAGCACAATAACACTCGATAACAGAGCGGCCGCGCCAATCAACCCGCAGCGCCGATCTGTGTGGATACATGTGAGGGCCCGAGCACGCGGCCCGGACCACGAGAGGCCTGGTTTATCACAGCGCCAGCTCAATATtgatccagacacacacacacacacacacacacacacgcagtgacAAACTATCACTTGTCCATTGTCACATGTGACCTACTGTAGGCCTGCAAATACAATCTGAACATCCAGCCGACCAGCTCATAACCGGGGTACTTGGAACTGGGCGACCGCGAACTCGTCCTCGCAGTTTaactaacaaacaaaaagtTCAGAGTCCACGTCGCTCGCTCCCCAAACAAACACTCGCTCATTATTGTTTGCACATTCGTCATCGCTGTGAATGACACTtaatccctgacctgtctgttTTCAAATCCCAGCAGCCTAATCCGAGCGGCGGCAGCGCGGTTTCGAGCGCGTGTCACCGGGTTTAAGCTGCATTATTGCCTCGGCCACAACACGGTGAGTGAGTTATGTGCTCGCACGCTTCCTCTATCACGAGCTGTCACCTTCGCTTCGCAATCGTAATGAAAAGATTGATGACGCACTCGCCGCCCCACCGAAAAACATTAATTCagtacaacacaacacaaacccTCGCTGAGACGCGCGGGAGGTAATCTCACCAGTGATGGAAAGCTCAACTCAAATATATAAAACGCACTCGCTTTGAGGAAATGTTGATTTCAGGGTTTGTTTTAACGACAGAGTGTGCAAAGAGACGTGCAGAGGAGGAGTGAGATGAATCACCTGGTCTGTGCTCGGAGTGTCCGCGATATCGTTCATACTCCGACTCTGAGCGTGACCTGCAGCGCAACACAACAAGAACATTTGGTGTTAACTGTGAAACAAACTCACAACTGAGACATCATTGAAACAAATGAAGACATACAGTTGGAATAAATACACAGAAGGTGATGCAGTATGACTAAATGTAGAGATTCGTCTTTGGACTGCTGCCGTTACTCATAGGAAGCTCTCAGACGGAAACTATggactttttgttgttttgtgagtTGTCTTTCTCTGACAGGGAGGGAGAA contains:
- the slc4a5a gene encoding electrogenic sodium bicarbonate cotransporter 4 isoform X2 is translated as MEHGDRGMGVSHLRYEEEEDHQSIYIGVPVPRGYRRKRRRRRSSREASDMERDSRRYSHHRHHEHEQDRYRDIDIEEGLMDSTEQGLQDINRTVSPAAERLRYILNEEDDMPTPTLFTEMDTLQREGDELEWKESARWVKFEEKVEEGGERWSKPHVSTLSLHSLFELRTCLQTGTVLLDLEGYSLPQIVDDIIERQIEEGMISPELRDKISFVLLRKHRHQTKKPIHRSLADIGKSGSSASRNVGPRGPPGPGPAPNYNRSTEDLRMKQQPAPNYGRLRHAQSRSMNDIADTPSTDQLKNKFMKKIPRDAEASNVLVGEVDFLNKPFVAFVRLAQATTLGGLTEVPVPTRFLFILLGPQGKAKSYNEIGRAIATLMVDDLFSDVAYKARDREDLIAGIDEFLDEVIVLPPGEWDPKIRIEPPKKVPSADKRKSVFSLNELGQMNGTAGGKGALDQDEEMPEQHELGEELAFTGRFCGGLFLDIKRKLPWLPSDFYEGFHIQSISAVLFIYLGCITNAITFGGLLGDATDNYQGVMESFLGTALAGSVFCLFSGQPLIILSSTGPILIFEKLLFEFSKNNGIDYMELRLWIGMHSCLQCFILVATDASYIIKYMTRFTEEGFSSLISFIFISDAIKKMVGSFKYYPINTDFKPDYVTAYKCECLAPDPIPMPDNSSSVSGLNVTGLDWSQLSKKECLKYGGSLVGKSCKYVPDLALMSFILFFGTYSMTVSLKKFKFSRYFPTKLRKLISDFSIFMSIMTFVGLDMLMGLKTPKLIVPTEFKPTRPDRGWLVMPFAKNPWWVYVASFVPALLVTILIFMDQQISAVIVNRKENKLKKGCGYHLDLFWVGVLMAACSFMGLPWYVAATVISIAHIDSLKMESESSAPGEQPQFLGVREQRMTGLLVFALTGVSIFLAPVLKFIPMPVLYGVFLYMGVASLSGIQFWDRIKLYMMPSKHQPDFSYLRHVPLRKIHLFTLVQILCLAVLWILKSTFLAIIFPVMILGLMVVRKMLDMVFSQHDLAWVDDLLPGKEKKKKEDNKKKGKEVEKEKKKPKQDDSEEEDKPHVYSNHSPSSESDLDRSITLHLKISCPSSPAMPMGRGMACPVPQVKIEMESDYDSDLDPHRPRDMSSETTL
- the slc4a5a gene encoding electrogenic sodium bicarbonate cotransporter 4 isoform X3, which codes for MEHGDRGMGVSHLRYEEEEDHQSIYIGVPVPRGYRRKRRRRRSSREASDMERDSRRYSHHRHHEHEQDRYRDIDIEEGLMDSTEQGLQDINRTVSPAAERLRYILNEEDDMPTPTLFTEMDTLQREGDELEWKESARWVKFEEKVEEGGERWSKPHVSTLSLHSLFELRTCLQTGTVLLDLEGYSLPQIVDDIIERQIEEGMISPELRDKISFVLLRKHRHQTKKPIHRSLADIGKSGSSATGRNVGPRGPPGPGPAPNYNRSTEDLRMKQQPAPNYGRLRHAQSRSMNDIADTPSTDQLKNKFMKKIPRDAEASNVLVGEVDFLNKPFVAFVRLAQATTLGGLTEVPVPTRFLFILLGPQGKAKSYNEIGRAIATLMVDDLFSDVAYKARDREDLIAGIDEFLDEVIVLPPGEWDPKIRIEPPKKVPSADKRKSVFSLNELGQMNGTAGGKGALDQDEEMPEQHELGEELAFTGRFCGGLFLDIKRKLPWLPSDFYEGFHIQSISAVLFIYLGCITNAITFGGLLGDATDNYQGVMESFLGTALAGSVFCLFSGQPLIILSSTGPILIFEKLLFEFSKNNGIDYMELRLWIGMHSCLQCFILVATDASYIIKYMTRFTEEGFSSLISFIFISDAIKKMVGSFKYYPINTDFKPDYVTAYKCECLAPDPSLDWSQLSKKECLKYGGSLVGKSCKYVPDLALMSFILFFGTYSMTVSLKKFKFSRYFPTKLRKLISDFSIFMSIMTFVGLDMLMGLKTPKLIVPTEFKPTRPDRGWLVMPFAKNPWWVYVASFVPALLVTILIFMDQQISAVIVNRKENKLKKGCGYHLDLFWVGVLMAACSFMGLPWYVAATVISIAHIDSLKMESESSAPGEQPQFLGVREQRMTGLLVFALTGVSIFLAPVLKFIPMPVLYGVFLYMGVASLSGIQFWDRIKLYMMPSKHQPDFSYLRHVPLRKIHLFTLVQILCLAVLWILKSTFLAIIFPVMILGLMVVRKMLDMVFSQHDLAWVDDLLPGKEKKKKEDNKKKGKEVEKEKKKPKQDDSEEEDKPHVYSNHSPSSESDLDRSITLHLKISCPSSPAMPMGRGMACPVPQVKIEMESDYDSDLDPHRPRDMSSETTL